TGTCTGGATTTTCATCTTCAGTTTCGTCTACCTGAAAGGAATGATGTAATATGAAAGAATTATTCCCACGGGGCCAAGTTATGGGATTTGCCTTTTCGCTAGTCCTGACTTTGGTCGCACTATCAGTTATTGTGTTTGATCTCTCGCTTAAAATGGCTGTGATCATCCTACTTGTTACAGCTTTCATGCAAGCTGCACTTCAATTTGTTATGTTCATGCATGCAGGAGAGTCTGAAGATAAAGCTTCGATTTACACAAACGTTTATTACGGATTGTTCGTTGCATTGGTTACAATTTTCGGTACATTGCTAACAATGGTTTGGGGATATCAATAAATCCATTCCAGAAAAACTGGGCGTCTTGATGACGCCCGGTTTTTTTGTATTTAATTAATAATATATTGCTCTATCCACTTCATACTTTGAAGATGGGGATGAACCCATTGTGTTTAATATAACCATTTCGGAACATTATATGTATAAACGAAAAATTTTCCCTTTCGAAGCGCGGCCGTGCGTTCAAGTACAATGTTGTACAAAAGTAAAACGTTAATAGAACGTACACATTTTCAAAGAAAAACTGTCGGACCTTTTGATATAATAAGCGGTATAAGTATTTATAAACGCAGCGGAGATGATGAAATTGACATTGCCGGTCTTGATTTTGACCATTATCTTAAGTTTGTTAAAATTATTGGTTACCTGCCTTCCAACTGATGCAGTTAATTGGATTATCAACAAATTTAAAATACACTCAGAAATTAGTGACGAGAATGCGATCGTAACCTTTGACGGAAAACGTTTGGAAGGTGAAGAAAAAATTCAAGTCATTAATTATTTTAATAACGCTAGATTTTTGAAAAAAAATCATATATTCCCGGGTAACGAGCAATTGTTTTTACATCCAGAGAACAGTGGGATTCCATTGGTCATTGATACTAAAAGAAGCAAAAAGGATGTTAGGTTATTTGTATACATTTACAATGACCACGTCGATGTAGTTAAACAGTACAAGAAGAAAGTCATTTCTTATAGTCTGCTTTCAGATAACCTTCAAGAGCGTTCCGTGCCATTAATAAGTAAATTAGTTTAATAGAAAAAGACGGACTCTTTAAGGACCGTCTTAGACTTCCAGGCACTCGCTTTCCGCGGGCTGTCCTCGGCGCCTTTGCGCCTGCGGGGTCTCCCTTGGACTCGCTTTTCTAAGCAGGAGTCTCGTACCCTCCGTTCCAATTAACGTTATATAGAACCCTTTTTCTACAAACTGAGACTGGTTTTTAATGAATTTTTTAAAAAATCTAGTACACAAACTGACGTCTTAATTTTAGTTTCTTTTGGAAAATGCAATTAAAAGTGAGGGAATTGCTGTAAGAGGTTCTTTCATCGTGCATATGAAATTATTTAAATGGTAATAAAAAAGCAGGTATCTATTGCGATGCCTGCCTTTTTATGCTTTCCATTGTTTTTCAACTTGATGAAGCGCTTGTTGTAAAATTACTTCATGATCTGTATCCGGTTTAGTAAGGACGTTAGTTTGATAAGACTTTCCTTGAAAATCAACCGTTACCGTAACTTTTACCATTATGCATCTTTCCTTTCCTAATTCAGAATTAAATGGGGTGGTTGTACCTATTTCTTTAATACCCGTGACAGAGGATATTTCAAACATTTCAAAAGTAGTGAAACGTAAAGAATTAATATTCAAAATTATCTGATATTTTCGAGGGTGTGTCAACACTTTTTTTTGACCACCCTATTTCCCGGCATAATAAAAAAAACGGCCTGGCTTGTACTCATGGCTGCCAGGTCGTTTTTGTAAATGAACTATATTCATATTTTAGTCAAGATAATGCCGATTAATGCTGCAAGTACGCCGGCAACTTGATAGTTTTTTAGTTTTTCCTTGAATAAATAACATCCTGCGAAAACGACAACTAAACAGTTCAGGCTGACGACAGGGAAGATGATGCTTGCGATGCCAGTGTTCAACGCAAAGAAATAACATCCATAGCCTATAGTGCTTAAAAGGCCTACCAAGGAACCGATTTTGACTTCCTTTAGCTTGATTTTTTCCTTTTTAAAGGCCAGAGCCGAAAGAAGATAAAGAGTTCCCCCTCCATACATTGATACCAGGATATCAAGGGAATTTAAATGAAGACGTGTTGATGTCGTCATAAGAATGCCTAGCACACCAAAAGATAAAATGGATAATAATGTGTGCATCATCCAAGGGACATATTGATGGTTGCCTTTAGCATTAGGTGTATACTGAATGACTAATGTAGCGAGAAACATGCAGACGATTCCAGTCCACTGCAAAGTAGAAATATGTTCGTGAAAAATTAAAGCTGCACAGAGAATGGGGAATATTGCATTCGCTGCGATTAAAGGAGATGTCAAGCTTGCCGGTCCTTTTTCAAAGGCGCTTGCCATCTGGATATTACCATTAGCGTTCAGTACCCCAATGGCTCCACCAAGCATGATGGACAGCCAGTTAAACTGTAAACCATCCACAGATACTCCATAAGATATGGCCAAAATAAAAGCTGAAAAATAAAAGAAAAATTGGATATGTACTTTTGAGTAACCCTTTCCGCTACTCCATTTAAAAATGCTGTTATTGATTCCAAAACATAAACTCGTGATGAGGGCTGCAAAAATCCACATTGACGTAATCTCTTCCTTCATGTAGGATAAACTTCTTCTACATTTTAAGCTGAATACATGCAGGAATCAAACCAAATTTTAGAAGTATGATTGACAGATTAGATATTTTTTTCTATATTTACTAAGACAATTTTAAAATATTTCCCGATAAACGGGAGAGGTTCATAGCATCACCCTCTTAAAAAAACTATGGCTTTGATATTTTTCGCGAATCAACCATATCTTTGAGGAGATATGGTTTTTGTTATATAGAGGCCTATTTTATGAATCTCCCTGAAACGTGGGATTAGGAGGACTTTCAATGTCTGGAAGAAAAGAAGAAGAGTTAAAAAAAGATATCACACTGCTTGGGAATCAAGGAACAAAATATACATTCGACTATGCGCCTGAAATCCTTGAGTCATTCGATAACAAACATCCGAACCGGGATTATTTCGTCAAATTCAATTGCCCGGAATTCACTAGCTTATGTCCGATAACGGGCCAGCCGGACTTTGCGACCATTTACATCAGCTATATTCCAAGTGTAAAAATGGTGGAAAGCAAATCATTGAAACTTTATTTATTCAGCTTCCGCAATCACGGTGATTTCCATGAAGACTGCATGAACATCATCATGAATGATTTAATCGAATTGATGGATCCTAAATATATTGAAGTCTGGGGCAAGTTTACTCCTAGGGGCGGAATTTCCATCGACCCTTACACGAATTATGGGAAACCAGGTACGAAGTATGAGGAAATGGCGGATTACCGCTTGATGAACCATGACTTATATCCTGAAACCGTGGATAATCGCTAAAGAATAGGAGAGACAATGGGCAAATGCCCGTTGTCTTTTTTAGTTTTTTAGCTATTATCGATTAGTGGTCTTGTCGTTTTGTCCTTTTTGAAAATACAATTGTCCTTCAGTAACGGAATTTCCACTTGATTGTTTCGAGAAAAAGCGTAATAATAGGGAGAGTTAATTTTGACAGAATATTTACGAAAATAGGGGTTGTCGAGATGAAAGTTGCAAAGTTTGGTGGGAGTTCACTTGCGTCAGGTGAACAGTTGAGAAAGGTATTCGAAATTGTTGTTTCTGATCCAGAGAGGAAGATTGTAGTCGTTTCGGCTCCAGGGAAACGCAATTCCGATGATATAAAGGTGACGGATTTATTGATTGAAGCTGCGGAACAGCAGCTGCGCGGGGATAACGGAGAGCATTTGATAGAAGATGTCGTATCCCGCTATGCGAGCATTGCTGAAGAACTGGATATATCCGAGAGTGTCGTCACTGGGATCCGCGAAAATTTAATGGCGCTGTTGCATGCAGACCAAACTAACCCGAAGCGCTATTTGGATACTTTGAAGGCCAGTGGCGAGGATAATAATGCAAAGCTGGTCGCAGGTTATTTCCAAAGCCTTGGAGTTGAGGCGCAGTATATAAATCCGAAGAAGGCTGGCTTGATCGTAACGGATGAAGGTGGATTTACCAAGGTGCTGCCAGAATCTTATGATCGGTTATATGCTCTGCGTGATGAGCCTGGAATCGTAGTATTCCCAGGGTTCTTCGGTTATACGTTAGATGGTGATGTTTTAACCTTCTCAAGAAGCGGTTCCGATATTACGGGTTCGATTCTTGCGAATGGGGTCAAAGCTGATTTGTATGAGAACTTTACGGACGTGGATGCCGTTTATGCGGTGAATCCAAATGTGGTTTCCAATCCAAAGGGAATCCGGGAATTAACTTATCGTGAAATGCGTGAGCTTTCTTATGCAGGTTTCTCGGTATTTCATGATGAGGCGCTGATTCCAGCATTCCGAGCGGGAATACCTGTCCATATCCAAAATACGAACAATCCGTCGGCACAAGGGACCCGCATTGTAAGTACACGGGATAATACGAACGGGCCGGTTATAGGCATTGCAAGTGATAAAGGATTTTGCAGCATTTACATTAGCAAATATTTGATGAACAGGGAAGTTGGTTTTGGCCGGAAACTGCTGCACATCCTCGAAGATTATGGAGTTTCATATGAACATATTCCATCAGGCATCGATGATGTGACGCTTATTCTAAGACAGGACCAGATGAAGGGTGAAGCCGAGAAGAAAATCATTTCACGAATCAAGAAAGAGCTTCATGCTGATGAAGTGAATGTGGAGCATGATCTTGCCTTGATCATGGTTGTAGGGGAAGGAATGCGCCATAATGTCGGTACAACGGCAAGAGCGTCAAAAGCCTTGGCCGAAGCGAAGGTGAATATTGAGATGATCAATCAAGGCTCTTCGGAGGTAAGCATGATGTTCGGTGTGAAAGGGCATAACGAAGAGACGGCAATTCAGGCATTATATCACGAGTTCTTTTGAGAATAATAGTTCAAAGACCTCCTTTTAGAAGGGGGTTTTTGTGATTAATCATTTAGTCACTATACATACGCTGGATTTTTCATCGGGTTCTTTATGATAGTGACAATGACCGTTTGGGGGTAATCATTCCAAGCTAACAGACACGCTGTAGGGCTCAGGCTGTCTGTCTTAATTTAATGCCCATTTATCAAGTGGCTAAAGCAATTGGAGGAGAACGGAGTTGATGCTCTTGAAACGGATAAAAAGGGGGCTTCCAACCTCTAAATCATAAATGAAAGAGATGTCAATGGCAGCGTCAAGATTAAGAGCAAAATGATTCACTGGCACCAATTGATTTAAAATAATCAATTCGAGTTGATCTTGCTGAATAGCATCATGCTTAGAAGCATCCTTATCACCTCAAGTTTAATACTTCTATATAATAAAAAGAATGTAGGAATGAGTTCTATCTTTATATTAAACAAAGTTGATTGGAGTGTAAGGTTGCTAGGGGAGACACCTCAGGCGTAAGACGAGGTGGGCTCCCGGAATGCCCGCGGAAATCGAGAGCCCTACGTTACAAACAACCGTCAAATTGTAAAAGCCATAAAAAAACTGTAGACAAACTCGATTTACATCGAGAGTTTGTCTACAGTCTGAGCCTTCGATTGAGGATTGGTGGTTTTTCTTTTATATTAGTCCAAGATGGTCAGTATTTGATCGATCTCTTTCCTTGGACGTGGAGTGGGGATCATATCGGGATAGCCGACGTGAAGGCTGCCGACGATCTTCTCTCCTGGTTTCACGCCTAATGCTTCACGAAACTCCATGCTGTGTATCATGCCGTATGTTTCCCATATCATCCCGATTCCTTGTTCCCAGGCAAGCAGACTGAAATTCTGGATCAAGGCACTTGTGGCCGCATAATCTTCTTCACGTGTCATGGGATTCGGATTCTCTTCCATGATCACCGCGACAAACATCGGTACACCTATAAGTTTATTATATCCTCGCTGTCCGGCGGCTTTTTTCTTTTCAGGGTCCTTCTCTTTGCCTGACATGAATGCACTGGTTGCTTCCGCGAGTTTTAAACGGCTATCACCATGCACCACGACGAAGCGCCATGGTTGGGTCATTTTATGGTTCGGTGCCCATGTCGCAGTTTCCAATAATGATTGGATGGTATCAATAGGAACAGGAATGTCCTTAAATCGTTTGATGCTGCGCCGCTCTTTAATGATATCTTCTAGTTTCATGATCATCCTGCTC
This sequence is a window from Brevibacillus sp. JNUCC-41. Protein-coding genes within it:
- the queF gene encoding preQ(1) synthase, whose translation is MSGRKEEELKKDITLLGNQGTKYTFDYAPEILESFDNKHPNRDYFVKFNCPEFTSLCPITGQPDFATIYISYIPSVKMVESKSLKLYLFSFRNHGDFHEDCMNIIMNDLIELMDPKYIEVWGKFTPRGGISIDPYTNYGKPGTKYEEMADYRLMNHDLYPETVDNR
- a CDS encoding YfmQ family protein encodes the protein MKLTLPVLILTIILSLLKLLVTCLPTDAVNWIINKFKIHSEISDENAIVTFDGKRLEGEEKIQVINYFNNARFLKKNHIFPGNEQLFLHPENSGIPLVIDTKRSKKDVRLFVYIYNDHVDVVKQYKKKVISYSLLSDNLQERSVPLISKLV
- a CDS encoding EamA family transporter; translation: MKEEITSMWIFAALITSLCFGINNSIFKWSSGKGYSKVHIQFFFYFSAFILAISYGVSVDGLQFNWLSIMLGGAIGVLNANGNIQMASAFEKGPASLTSPLIAANAIFPILCAALIFHEHISTLQWTGIVCMFLATLVIQYTPNAKGNHQYVPWMMHTLLSILSFGVLGILMTTSTRLHLNSLDILVSMYGGGTLYLLSALAFKKEKIKLKEVKIGSLVGLLSTIGYGCYFFALNTGIASIIFPVVSLNCLVVVFAGCYLFKEKLKNYQVAGVLAALIGIILTKI
- a CDS encoding aspartate kinase → MKVAKFGGSSLASGEQLRKVFEIVVSDPERKIVVVSAPGKRNSDDIKVTDLLIEAAEQQLRGDNGEHLIEDVVSRYASIAEELDISESVVTGIRENLMALLHADQTNPKRYLDTLKASGEDNNAKLVAGYFQSLGVEAQYINPKKAGLIVTDEGGFTKVLPESYDRLYALRDEPGIVVFPGFFGYTLDGDVLTFSRSGSDITGSILANGVKADLYENFTDVDAVYAVNPNVVSNPKGIRELTYREMRELSYAGFSVFHDEALIPAFRAGIPVHIQNTNNPSAQGTRIVSTRDNTNGPVIGIASDKGFCSIYISKYLMNREVGFGRKLLHILEDYGVSYEHIPSGIDDVTLILRQDQMKGEAEKKIISRIKKELHADEVNVEHDLALIMVVGEGMRHNVGTTARASKALAEAKVNIEMINQGSSEVSMMFGVKGHNEETAIQALYHEFF
- the qoxD gene encoding cytochrome aa3 quinol oxidase subunit IV; amino-acid sequence: MKELFPRGQVMGFAFSLVLTLVALSVIVFDLSLKMAVIILLVTAFMQAALQFVMFMHAGESEDKASIYTNVYYGLFVALVTIFGTLLTMVWGYQ
- a CDS encoding nitroreductase family protein, producing MKLEDIIKERRSIKRFKDIPVPIDTIQSLLETATWAPNHKMTQPWRFVVVHGDSRLKLAEATSAFMSGKEKDPEKKKAAGQRGYNKLIGVPMFVAVIMEENPNPMTREEDYAATSALIQNFSLLAWEQGIGMIWETYGMIHSMEFREALGVKPGEKIVGSLHVGYPDMIPTPRPRKEIDQILTILD
- a CDS encoding BA3454 family stress response protein, which gives rise to MVKVTVTVDFQGKSYQTNVLTKPDTDHEVILQQALHQVEKQWKA